Part of the Bacillus sp. THAF10 genome is shown below.
AATTGGTATTTAATTGTAGCTTCGAAAAATCAGGCTTCATGTTCGGCTAACCCCATTTCTTGGTGAATCGTGAATAATTGCTCATAGCAGTTGGACCGCATATGAATAAAATCAGAAACTCCCAATGTTTTTAATTCTTCTTGTCTCGGTGTATCCGGAAGTCCTGCTAGCATTATTTTGCGGTTTGGTGCTTGAAGAATGCTTAGCGATTCGTTTAGTAATTCCGCATACGTGTCATCACTTCCACAAATACAAAGATGACCTGCTATTTTTTCTTTTTCTACCCAGGAAACTAATTCGTTTAGATTCTCAAAGCTGGGGCTAATTACAGGTGCGAGTCCACCAACCTGGAAGAATCCTGACGCGAAATCAGTTCTTGGCTTGTGGGTGGCAAGGGCGCCTAAATTGATGAGTGTCACACTAGGTGTATTGCCTGTTCTCCTTTCAGCAGCTTTTGCCTGATAGCGGAGGTCTTCAAAGAATTGTGATAGCCTAACAGGTTTGATAGCCCTTATTTTTACAGCGGGATAAACGTCACTTCTTTCTATTATTTTTGCTAACTCCGGCTCTTTGAGATCTTCTTTTATGTTTGCATACATGTTTGTGCCAATTAGGACCTTTTTTCTGCTTGCAACATCCTGTAGACGTTTTTTCTTCACCGCATCAATTTGATCCTGAAGGAAGTTTGATTCTAGTGCCTTCACCATTCCGCCGATACCATCGATTTGTTGAAACAGCTTCCATGCCTCCTCAGCAAGCTTACTTGTAAGGTGTTCCACAAAATAAGAGCCAGCTGCAGGATCCGCTACCTTTGATAAAAAGCTTTCTTCCTTTAGGATATAGTGCGTGTTTCGGGCGATACGTCTTGAAAAAGTATCCTCTCCAAGCTGATAGCTATCGATGTTTAAACTGTCAGCGCCACCCACAACCGAAGAAAACGCCTCTGTTGTTGTGCGGAGCATGTTCACATAAGGATCCAAATTGGATTTATTGAATTTGGATGTTGTCGCGTGAATGGTTATGTTTTGTACATCCTTGCTTCCACCAAACGCCTCTACGATATTACTCCAAAGAATTCTTGCCGCTCTTAGTTTTGCAAGTTCCATAAAAAAGTCACTACCAATCGAAAAGGAGAAAACTATTTCACTTGCAGCCTCGTCTACGGACAGCCCTCTTTTGGTCAACGCGTGCAGATACTCCACGGCACTACTCATAACAGCAGCAAGCTCCTGCACAGCATTTGCTCCACCATGGTGATAAGGGGAAGCTTGAAGGTAGATTGTTTTTAAGGACGGTGCATGTGTGTTTTTCCACTCTACATTCGTTTTCATGAGATCATATAGTTCATCTAGAGGTTGAATGAGCATACCTGTAACAGCAAGCTCACCAATTGGATCTACTCCTATTACACCCTTCAGCTTAGAGGATTGTAAGTTACTTTCATGTAATGCACGTAAAATGGGTGTTGCATCTTCTCCTGTATACACCTGTATATCAAGGTTATCTAGCGAGATTTCCTTTAAAAGCATTTCTAGGTCATCTTTGTTTGTGATAGAAAGCGCTAATGGGTCTGAAGCAGGAAAGGTAGAAAAGTGAATGGTATGTAATCCCTCTGCAAGCTCCTGTTTTAGCCTTGCATTTGTCTCTTCTAAGCTAGTAGCAGGATACAATTGTTGAGAAACGCTCCAGTCAGTTTTCGATTTGATTGCCTGTTGCACTGCTTTTGTATCTTTTTCCGTATAAATTGGTTTTCTCGTAATTCCTTCGTATGTATCACTATAAAGCTTGGAAACAGGCTTCCCCTTTAACGCCTTTTCTGCCTGTTCCTCCCACTCTTCTAAAGTTGCTTTTGGGAAACTATTATTCTTCATTTCTTTTATTTTACTCATGTTTCATCCCCTCGTTCCCTCAGTTGCGTAATCGCTTACAAATTTAAATTTTTAAAAAGTTCTTATATTTATTTTAATATAGTTATATTAGGAGGGCAAACAAAAGAAAAAGCTACGCATACTTATTTGATGCTGTAACTTTTGTTATTTTAGATTGTTACATCAATTGTTGAGATTACTGGATAATGGTCGGACGGATACCCCTGATCATAGCTGTTTTTAATAATTGCGGTTTGGGTTATCCTTGTGCCTGTACCTGCAAAAATATAATCGATTGGCTGTCCCGTTGTACCACCCTTGTAGTTATGAAAAGTCAGGCTATTTTCCATTTGTTCTTCTGTAAATGTACTGTAACAGCTTTGCATGCCATTCACCGCCTTTAAGGCAGTATTTTCAGGGGTTGCATTGAAATCTCCTGTTAACAGGGTTGGCAGTTTCGTATTCTTCATCATGTTTTGGATGAGCGCTAAACCCTTCTCTCTTGCTAATTGGCCAATATGGTCTAAGTGGGTATTGAAAATGGTCATGATGGGCTCGTTTGTTTCTTTTTTATGAAGTTCCGTCCAGTTACAAATTCGTGGGTAATGGGCATCCCATCCCATGCTGCCGATATCATTTGGTGTTTCTGATAGCATGAACGCCCCTTTTTCCCCCATTGTAAAGCTAGATTTCTTCGCAAGAATAGCAAGGAATTCCCCTTCTGAATCAGAATCTATTCTGTTCACTGGGAAAATCTCGTAGGTTGTTTGGAATTCCGTTGTAAGCCAAGTTAGCATTGGTGGGGTGAGCTCTTGCAGACCAATTACGTCAGGCTGATACTCCACTATGGTTTCTCTAATCCAATGCTTTCTATCACGCCATGGAAAAGGATCCGATGGTACAAGTACACGAAGGTTGAAGGTCATTATTTTATAGGTACGTTCCATTCTTTCAGCCTCCTCATTTATTTGTAAAAAAACCGCCGAGGTCATCAGGTGCCTCGCCGGTTTTTAAGTGCTCTATTAATAGATAGACGTATTCTCTTTGGACATTTTCTCAATGATTTCTTTTACGCGAGCTAAGAAGCGACCGCATACAAGGCCATCAAGTACTCGGTGATCAAGGGACATACATAGGTTAACCATGTCACGCACCGCAATCATACCGTGATCCATTACCACAGGGCGTTTTACAATCGATTCAACTTGTAGAATAGCCGCTTGTGGGTAGTTGATAATTCCTTGTGACTGAACAGAACCAAAGGAACCTGTGTTGTTAACCGTAAACGTTCCACCCTGCATTTCAGCGGAAGTCAGCTTGCCTGCACGAACTTTGTTTGCAAGCTCGGTGATTTCTCGAGCGATGCCTTTGATTGTTTTCTCGTCAGCGTTGCGGATAACTGGAACGTATAATGCGTCATCAGTTGCAACTGCGATGGAGATATTGATGTCTTTCTTTTGGACGATTTTCTCGCCAGCCCACATAGAGTTGATTTGTGGGAATTCTTTTAGTGCTTGCGCAACGGCTTTCACGAAGAACGCGAAGAAAGTAAGGTTGTAGCCTTCTTTTTTCTTAAATTCGCCTTTGATGGAATTACGGTAGTCCACAAGGTTTGTTGCGTCTACTTCGACCATAGTCCAAGCGTGTGGTGCTTCGTGTTTGCTACGTAACATGTTTGCTGCAATTGCTTTACGTACACCAGTTACAGGAATTTCAATGTCACCAGCTTCTACTGGTACGTTCACTGGTTGTGCTGCTTTTGGCGCACTTGGAGCAGACGGTGCTGCTGGAGCCACTTTTGGTGCTTCTTGTACTGGAGCTTGAGCTGCTGCAGCTGGTTTGCTGTCTGCTGTTGGAATGTTACCAGAATCAATAACAGCTTGAATATCCTTACGTGTGATACGTCCGCCAGCACCAGTGCCTTTTACTTGCTCAAGATCCACATTGTTGTCTTGTGCAAGGCGAAGAACTGCTGGAGAATAGCGACGCTTGTTTGGTGCATCTGCATCATTTTCCTCTGCTTTTGGTGCTTCTGCCTTTGCAGCTGGTGCCGCTTCTTCTTTTGGTGTGTCAGCAGTAGCTTCCGCTTCCCCGCCACCCTCTGTTTCGATATAACAGATAATTTCTCCAACTGCTAGAGTGTCTCCGTCTTCAGCTACAAGCTCTTTAATTGTTCCTGTAAAAGAAGAAGGGATTTCTGCGTTTACTTTATCTGTCATTACCTCGGCTAGAGGATCATATTTGTTTACTTTATCGCCCACGCTTACGATCCAGCGACTAATCGTACCTTCTGTCACACTTTCACCAAGCTGTGGCATCGTTATCTTTTCAACTGCCATGATGGGACCTCCTTTGTTCATTAAGAAGAGTCATCCGAAGTTGGCCGGTCCACTCTTCCCTTTTTTGTCAAAACGCTCTGTTAACCGCCGCTGTTTATCTCTGCAAAAGGCTAGGCTTTCTGCGGGATGACCTTCAGCTTATTCAGCTTCGCCTGTGCTACTTTCCCACTAGAGTTCACGCCTTTTGCTCCAATCTACAGCTAGAAATTACTTTTTACCATCAAACACCTATAACCTATTAAAAATTAATATTCAGCTAGCTCGCGCATTGCTTTTTCTACTTTATCCGGGTTAACCATGAAGTATTTCTCCATCGTTGGTGCATATGGCATTGCAGGTACATCAGGACCAGCAAGGCGCATAATTGGTGCATCAAGGTCAAATAAGCAGTTTTCCGCGATAATGGCAGAAACTTCACTCATGATGCTTCCTTCTTTGTTGTCCTCTGTTAGTAACAGCACTTTACCTGTTTTAGACGCTGCTTCCATGATCGCTTCTTTGTCTAATGGATAAACAGTACGAAGATCAAGGATGTGCGCGGAAATTCCGTCCTGTGCAAGACGCTCTGCCGCTTGAAGTGCAAAGTGTACACATAATCCGTATGTGATAACAGTGATGTCTTCTCCTTCGCGTTTTACGTCCGCTTTTCCAATTGGTAGTACATAGTCATCCGTTGGTACTTCGCCTTTGATTAAGCGGTAAGCGCGCTTATGCTCGAAAAATAGTACTGGATCCTCATCGCGAATTGCTGCTTTCAATAAACCTTTTACATCGTAAGGAGTAGAAGGCATCACGATTTTCAGACCAGGCTGGTTAGCAAAAACTGCTTCCACAGACTGAGAGTGATACAATGCACCGTGTACGCCTCCCCCATAAGGAGCACGAACAACAAGTGGACATGTCCAGTCATTGTTAGAACGATAACGGATTTTAGCTGCTTCTGAAATGATTTGGTTAACTGCAGGCATGATGAAGTCAGCAAACTGCATTTCTGCAATCGGACGCATGCCGTACATTGCCGCACCTATCGCTACACCTGCAATTGCAGATTCAGCAAGTGGTGTATCGATTACTTTATCTTCTCCAAATTGATCATAAAGTCCATGAGTGGCTTTAAATACTCCACCTTTACGTCCTACATCTTCCCCTAGTACGAATACTTTTGAGTCACGCTCCATCTCTTCACGGATGGCCATTGTTACTGCATCTATATAAGAAATCACTGCCATGATGGTTCCCCCTTACTCTGCGTAAACATGCTTTAATGCGGATTCTGCATCTGCATATGGAGCATTTTCTGCGTATTCTGTTGCTTCGTTTACTTCTTTAGCAATTTTATCGTTCAATTCTTTTTCTTTCTCATCTGTCAGTATACCTACTTCTTTTAGGTATGCTGCAAAGCTGATGATTGGGTCTTTCGCTTTCGCTGCATCTACTTCGTCACGCTCACGGTAAGCACGATCATCGTCATCACTGGAGTGAGGAGTCAAACGGTAGGAGATTGCCTCGACAAGAGTTGGGCCTTCTCCACGACGTCCACGATCAGCCGCTTCTTTTACCGCTGCATACACTTCAAGTGGATCGTTTCCATCTATTGTGATTCCTGGCATCCCGTAGCCAAGAGCACGGTCGGAAATCTTTTCACATGCTACCTGCTTCTCATAAGGAACAGAAATCGCGTATTTGTTGTTTTCGCACATGAAGATTACAGGAAGCTTATGAACCGCTGCATAGTTTGCACCTTCATGGAAGTCTCCTTGGTTAGAAGAACCTTCACCGAATGTAACAAACGTACAAAGGTCTTTTCCTTCTAAACGACCAGCAAGTGCCACACCAACTGCATGAGGTACTTGTGTTGTTACCGGAGAAGAACCTGTTACAATGCGATTTTTCTTTTGTCCAAAGTGACCTGGCATTTGACGTCCACCAGAGTTTGGATCTTCTGCTTTCGCAAAACCAGAAAGCATTAATTCAGTAGCTGT
Proteins encoded:
- a CDS encoding dihydrolipoamide acetyltransferase family protein, with protein sequence MAVEKITMPQLGESVTEGTISRWIVSVGDKVNKYDPLAEVMTDKVNAEIPSSFTGTIKELVAEDGDTLAVGEIICYIETEGGGEAEATADTPKEEAAPAAKAEAPKAEENDADAPNKRRYSPAVLRLAQDNNVDLEQVKGTGAGGRITRKDIQAVIDSGNIPTADSKPAAAAQAPVQEAPKVAPAAPSAPSAPKAAQPVNVPVEAGDIEIPVTGVRKAIAANMLRSKHEAPHAWTMVEVDATNLVDYRNSIKGEFKKKEGYNLTFFAFFVKAVAQALKEFPQINSMWAGEKIVQKKDINISIAVATDDALYVPVIRNADEKTIKGIAREITELANKVRAGKLTSAEMQGGTFTVNNTGSFGSVQSQGIINYPQAAILQVESIVKRPVVMDHGMIAVRDMVNLCMSLDHRVLDGLVCGRFLARVKEIIEKMSKENTSIY
- a CDS encoding thiamine pyrophosphate-dependent dehydrogenase E1 component subunit alpha; amino-acid sequence: MAENRHQALGLTDENVLEMYETMLMARRIDERMWLLNRAGKIPFVISCQGQEAAQVGAAFALDREKDYVLPYYRDMGVVLTFGMTATELMLSGFAKAEDPNSGGRQMPGHFGQKKNRIVTGSSPVTTQVPHAVGVALAGRLEGKDLCTFVTFGEGSSNQGDFHEGANYAAVHKLPVIFMCENNKYAISVPYEKQVACEKISDRALGYGMPGITIDGNDPLEVYAAVKEAADRGRRGEGPTLVEAISYRLTPHSSDDDDRAYRERDEVDAAKAKDPIISFAAYLKEVGILTDEKEKELNDKIAKEVNEATEYAENAPYADAESALKHVYAE
- a CDS encoding methylmalonyl-CoA mutase subunit beta produces the protein MSKIKEMKNNSFPKATLEEWEEQAEKALKGKPVSKLYSDTYEGITRKPIYTEKDTKAVQQAIKSKTDWSVSQQLYPATSLEETNARLKQELAEGLHTIHFSTFPASDPLALSITNKDDLEMLLKEISLDNLDIQVYTGEDATPILRALHESNLQSSKLKGVIGVDPIGELAVTGMLIQPLDELYDLMKTNVEWKNTHAPSLKTIYLQASPYHHGGANAVQELAAVMSSAVEYLHALTKRGLSVDEAASEIVFSFSIGSDFFMELAKLRAARILWSNIVEAFGGSKDVQNITIHATTSKFNKSNLDPYVNMLRTTTEAFSSVVGGADSLNIDSYQLGEDTFSRRIARNTHYILKEESFLSKVADPAAGSYFVEHLTSKLAEEAWKLFQQIDGIGGMVKALESNFLQDQIDAVKKKRLQDVASRKKVLIGTNMYANIKEDLKEPELAKIIERSDVYPAVKIRAIKPVRLSQFFEDLRYQAKAAERRTGNTPSVTLINLGALATHKPRTDFASGFFQVGGLAPVISPSFENLNELVSWVEKEKIAGHLCICGSDDTYAELLNESLSILQAPNRKIMLAGLPDTPRQEELKTLGVSDFIHMRSNCYEQLFTIHQEMGLAEHEA
- a CDS encoding endonuclease/exonuclease/phosphatase family protein, whose product is MERTYKIMTFNLRVLVPSDPFPWRDRKHWIRETIVEYQPDVIGLQELTPPMLTWLTTEFQTTYEIFPVNRIDSDSEGEFLAILAKKSSFTMGEKGAFMLSETPNDIGSMGWDAHYPRICNWTELHKKETNEPIMTIFNTHLDHIGQLAREKGLALIQNMMKNTKLPTLLTGDFNATPENTALKAVNGMQSCYSTFTEEQMENSLTFHNYKGGTTGQPIDYIFAGTGTRITQTAIIKNSYDQGYPSDHYPVISTIDVTI
- a CDS encoding alpha-ketoacid dehydrogenase subunit beta, translated to MAVISYIDAVTMAIREEMERDSKVFVLGEDVGRKGGVFKATHGLYDQFGEDKVIDTPLAESAIAGVAIGAAMYGMRPIAEMQFADFIMPAVNQIISEAAKIRYRSNNDWTCPLVVRAPYGGGVHGALYHSQSVEAVFANQPGLKIVMPSTPYDVKGLLKAAIRDEDPVLFFEHKRAYRLIKGEVPTDDYVLPIGKADVKREGEDITVITYGLCVHFALQAAERLAQDGISAHILDLRTVYPLDKEAIMEAASKTGKVLLLTEDNKEGSIMSEVSAIIAENCLFDLDAPIMRLAGPDVPAMPYAPTMEKYFMVNPDKVEKAMRELAEY